A genomic region of Magnolia sinica isolate HGM2019 chromosome 6, MsV1, whole genome shotgun sequence contains the following coding sequences:
- the LOC131249931 gene encoding auxin-responsive protein SAUR32-like: protein MGNGEKHVRNFPLHLPHLHHSKKEVRNIPKGCLAVLVGLGEEQERVIVPVMYFNHPLFMQLLKEAEDEYGFDQKGTITIPCHVAQFRYVQGIIDQENSYHHHHVSCFRA, encoded by the coding sequence CACGTGCGGAATTTCCCCCTGCATTTACCACACCTCCACCACAGCAAGAAGGAAGTGCGGAACATCCCGAAAGGATGTCTCGCGGTCTTGGTAGGGCTAGGCGAGGAGCAGGAGAGGGTTATAGTGCCGGTGATGTATTTCAATCACCCGCTCTTCATGCAGCTCCTGAAGGAGGCCGAGGACGAGTACGGATTCGACCAGAAAGGCACCATCACTATCCCCTGCCACGTGGCTCAGTTCCGGTACGTGCAGGGAATCATCGATCAGGAGAATTCCTACCACCACCACCACGTCAGCTGTTTTAGGGCTTAG